A window of the Parambassis ranga chromosome 17, fParRan2.1, whole genome shotgun sequence genome harbors these coding sequences:
- the rasal2 gene encoding ras GTPase-activating protein nGAP isoform X1, with protein MAPPEGIGQNTEPAHLRLFSLPRLAMQTNRTDGSGDQSQERPGPLRRIFLRSLSEPGAGNSAEKEALRKVGSDARTESAPFSSFISSLSRRISRVLRDEAQAEGGQSDVKGPPAHRFSCGQSPYTDSGAWERKFCILTDSQLILLNKDDEVVGDTQESPTNSSKGRSLRRTVSVPSEGQFPEFQAEGAAVLEVSSERSPRRRSISGLGGSEKSIAVDNPNSSPFKVPGFFSKRLKGSIKRTKSQTKLDRATSFRLPSLRPPDADRSRGLPKLKESSSHESLLSPGSAVEALDLSMEEDVFIKPLHSSILGQEFCFEVTYSGGSKCFSCTSASERDKWMENLRRTIQPNKDNCRRAENLLRLWIIEAKDLPPKKKYFCELCLDDVLYARTTSKTRHDSLFWGEYFDFSSLPPVHSITVHIYRDMDKKKKKDKNNYVGLVNIPVSGVTGRQFVEKWYPVSTPTTSKAKGGGPSIRIKSRFQTISILPMEQYKEFAEFVTNNYTMLCSVLEPVISVKNKEEMACALVHILQSTGRAKDFLTDLVMSEVDRCADHDVLIFRENTLATKAIEEYLKLVGQKYLHDALGEFIKALYESDENCEVDSSRCSGSDLAEHQSNLKMCCELAFCKIINSYCVFPRELKEVFASWKQQCVARGHQHDISKRLISASLFLRFLCPAIMSPSLFNLMQEYPDDRTSRTLTLIAKVIQNLANFTKFGNKEEYMAFMNDFLEHEWAGMMRFLSEISNSETLSNTPGFEGYIDLGRELSVLHALLWEVVSQLDKGENSFLQATIAKLGPLPRILGDISRCLAAPTPIQQQLRRFQDHSSAHNISGSLSSGLQRIFEDPADSRSEVRSLQSPGSELMEGYVRPQCPLLAQQHPSNRTSFSDHEERDSLLPNGRSISLVDLQEAQSLHGPAGPLPHHEAPPRLSRVGSQASIGHGPPPVTYPHSNPLTPQPTPHQAKAPPRDSQPQSAPQVRRPLHPSLSQQRSLQPLSFQNPVYHLSNPAHSLSTRSAHSLRQDSSSENLSTESSHNSHSNSDDFGSQVGAKGRVASNSSLDELGSRRSTQSEECSTPRRHPLPDLPPVTATAVAIPRQSTTAGTAHIVKVEQQSRGGGGARTPRSLPHSASLRSSSSANTEPTPTAAHVSRQQSPCSVENAAPPQRSAAKQSPQVVSPVEAVAMSPVERTAAWVLNNGQYEEKEEEAGERSREEGRNTEKYELEISRLKERLRVSGRRLEEYERRLLAQEQQMQKLLLEYKNRLEDSEERLRRQQEEKDGQMKSIICRLMAVEEELKRDHAEMQAVIEAKQKIIDAQEKRIGSLDVANSRLMAALTQVKERYSAVNLRNGLSPTNPTKLSITENGEFKNSSC; from the exons atGTTAAAGGGCCTCCAGCTCACCGCTTCTCCTGCGGTCAGAGTCCATACACCGACAGCGGCGCCTGGGAGAGGAAGTTCTGCATCCTGACCGACAGTCAGCTCATCCTGCTCAACAAGGACGATGAG GTGGTTGGCGACACTCAAGAGAGCCCCACAAACTCATCGAAGGGGCGGAGCCTCCGCAGGACCGTCAGCGTCCCCTCAGAGGGACAGTTCCCAGAGTTCCAGGCAGAGGGCGCCGCTGTGCTGG AAGTGTCTTCGGAGCGATCTCCACGGAGGAGGAGCATTTCAGGCCTGGGGGGTTCAGAGAAGAGCATCGCCGTCGACAATCCCAACTCATCTCCCTTCAAAGTGCCG GGGTTTTTCAGTAAACGTCTCAAAGGCTCCATCAAGAGGACGAAGAGCCAGACCAAGCTGGACCGAGCCACCAGCTTCAGACTGCCCTCGCTCCGCCCCCCTGATGCCGACAG ATCTCGTGGGCTTCCTAAGCTGAAGGAGTCGAGCTCCCATGAGTCTTTGCTGAGTCCGGGCAGCGCAGTGGAGGCTCTGGACCTGAGCATGGAGGAAGACGTGTTCATCAAGCCTCTGCACAGCAGCATCCTGGGACAGGAGTTCTGCTTTGAG GTGACGTACTCGGGCGGCAGCAAGTGTTTCAGCTGCACCTCTGCCTCAGAGAGAGACAAGTGGATGGagaacctgaggaggaccatTCAGCCCAACAAG GACAACTGCCGGCGAGCGGAGAACCTGCTGCGACTGTGGATCATCGAAGCCAAAGACCTGCCGCCCAAGAAGAAGTATTTCTGTGAGCTGTGTCTGGACGACGTCCTGTACGCCAGAACCACCAGCAAGACCCGCCACGACAGCCTGTTCTGGGGCGAGTACTTCGACTTCTCCAGCCTGCCCCCCGTGCACAGCATCACCGTGCACATCTACCGCGACatggacaagaagaagaagaaggacaagaACAACTACGTGGGCCTGGTCAACATCCCGGTGTCGGGAGTGACGGGCCGGCAGTTTGTGGAGAAGTGGTACCCGGTCAGCACGCCCACCACCAGCAAGGCCAAAGGAGGCGGGCCCTCTATCCGCATCAAGTCCCGCTTCCAGACCATCTCCATCCTGCCCATGGAGCAGTACAAGGAGTTTGCGGAGTTCGTCACCAACAACTACACCATGCTGTGCTCGGTGCTGGAGCCCGTCATCAGCGTcaagaacaaggaggagatgGCCTGCGCCCTGGTCCACATCCTGCAGAGCACCGGCAGGGccaag gacttcctgacagacctgGTGATGTCAGAGGTGGATCGATGCGCCGACCACGATGTGCTGATCTTCAGGGAGAACACGCTGGCCACCAAGGCCATCGAGGAGTATCTGAAGCTGGTGGGACAGAAGTACCTGCACGACGCACTCG GGGAGTTCATCAAGGCTCTGTATGAGTCTGATGAGAACTGTGAGGTGGACTCCAGCCGATGCTCCGGCAGCGACCTGGCTGAACACCAGAGTAACCTGAAGATGTGCTGCGAGCTGGCTTTCTGCAAGATCATCAACTCCTACTG tgtgtttccGCGGGAGCTGAAGGAGGTGTTTGCGTcctggaagcagcagtgtgtcgcTCGCGGCCACCAGCACGACATCAGCAAGCGCCTGATCAGCGCCTCGCTCTTCCTGCGCTTCCTGTGCCCCGCCATCATGTCGCCGTCGCTCTTCAACCTGATGCAGGAATACCCCGACGACCGGACGTCCCGGACGCTCACGCTTATCGCCAAGGTCATCCAGAACCTCGCCAACTTCACCAA gtTTGGAAACAAAGAGGAGTACATGGCCTTCATGAACGACTTCCTGGAGCACGAGTGGGCAGGGATGATGCGTTTCCTGTCAGAGATCTCCAACTCAGAGACGCTGTCCAACACGCCGGGCTTCGAGGGATACATCGACCTCGGCCGCGAACTGTCTGTGCTGCATGCTCTGCTGTGGGAGGTGGTCTCACAGCTCGACAAG GGTGAAAATTCCTTCCTGCAGGCCACCATAGCGAAGCTGGGTCCGCTGCCGAGGATTCTGGGAGACATCTCTCGCTGTCTAGCCGCTCCAACAcccatccagcagcagctgcggCGTTTCCAGGACCATAGCTCCGCCCATAACATCAGTGGCAGCCTGTCGTCAGGGTTACAGCGAATCTTTGAAGACCCTGCTGACAG tcgCAGCGAGGTTCGCAGTCTTCAGTCTCCAGGCAGTGAGCTGATGGAGGGTTACGTCCGGCCtcagtgccccctgctggctcaGCAGCATCCCTCCAACCGCACCAGCTTCTCCGACCATGAGGAGCGGGACAGCCTGCTGCCCAACGGGCGCAGCATCTCTCTGGTCGACCTGCAGGAGGCGCAGAGCCTGCACGGCCCCGCAGGGCCCTTGCCGCATCACGAGGCCCCGCCCCGCCTCAGCAGGGTGGGCTCACAGGCCTCCATTGGACACGGCCCGCCCCCCGTCACCTACCCACACTCCAACCCTCTGACGCCCCAGCCGACACCGCACCAGGCCAAAGCCCCGCCCCGAGACAGCCAGCCGCAAAGCGCTCCGCAGGTGAGGCGGCCGCTCCACCCGTCCCTCAGCCAGCAGCGCAGCCTGCAGCCGCTGTCCTTCCAGAACCCCGTCTACCACCTGAGCAACCCCGCCCACAGCCTGTCCACGCGCTCCGCCCACTCGCTGCGGCAGGACTCCAGCTCAGAGAACCTGAGCACCGAGAGCTCCCACAACAGCCACAGCAACTCCGACGACTTTGGCAGCCAGGTGGGGGCCAAAGGCCGCGTGGCGTCCAACAGCAGCCTGGATGAATTGGGCAGCCGGCGGAGCACGCAGAGTGAGGAGTGTTCGACACCGCGCCGCCACCCGCTGCCTGACCTGCCGCCCGTCACTGCCACGGCTGTCGCCATCCCCCGTCAGAGCACCACAGCGGGCACCGCCCATATCGTGaaggtggagcagcagagcaggggAGGGGGTGGGGCCAGAACACCACGCTCCCTTCCACACAGCGCCTCGctgcgcagcagcagcagcgccaaCACTGAGCCGACGCCCACCGCTGCCCACGTCAGCCGCCAGCAGTCCCCCTGCTCAGTGGAGAATGCAGCTCCACCCCAAAGGAGTGCCGCCAAGCAGTCGCCTCAg GTGGTGTCCCCAGTGGAGGCGGTGGCGATGTCTCCGGTGGAGAGGACGGCGGCCTGGGTCCTCAACAACGGCCAGTacgaggagaaagaggaggaggccgGGGAGCGGAGCCGCGAGGAGGGCAGGAACACCGAGAAG TACGAGCTGGAGATCTCCCGGCTGAAGGAGCGTCTGCGGGTGTCCGGGCGCCGTCTGGAGGAGTACGAGCGGCGGCTGCTGGCTCAGGAGCAGCAGATGCAGAAGCTGCTGCTTGAGTACAAAAACCGCCTGGAGGACAGCGAGGAGCGACTGAGgcggcagcaggaggagaaggacggCCAGATGAAGAGCATCATCTGCAG actgatggcggtggaggaggagctgaagcgGGACCACGCAGAGATGCAGGCGGTGATTGAGGCCAAGCAGAAGATCATCGATGCTCAg GAGAAGCGGATCGGGTCCCTGGACGTGGCGAACTCGCGGCTGATGGCGGCGCTGACGCAGGTGAAGGAGCGCTACAGCGCGGTGAACCTCCGCAACGGCCTGTCGCCCACCAACCCCACCAAGCTGTCCATCACTGAGAACGGAGAGTTCAagaacagcagctgctga
- the rasal2 gene encoding ras GTPase-activating protein nGAP isoform X4, translated as MRWLATLKRAPQTHRRGGASAGPSASPQRDSSQSSRQRAPLCWMMGNSCDREVSSERSPRRRSISGLGGSEKSIAVDNPNSSPFKVPGFFSKRLKGSIKRTKSQTKLDRATSFRLPSLRPPDADRSRGLPKLKESSSHESLLSPGSAVEALDLSMEEDVFIKPLHSSILGQEFCFEVTYSGGSKCFSCTSASERDKWMENLRRTIQPNKDNCRRAENLLRLWIIEAKDLPPKKKYFCELCLDDVLYARTTSKTRHDSLFWGEYFDFSSLPPVHSITVHIYRDMDKKKKKDKNNYVGLVNIPVSGVTGRQFVEKWYPVSTPTTSKAKGGGPSIRIKSRFQTISILPMEQYKEFAEFVTNNYTMLCSVLEPVISVKNKEEMACALVHILQSTGRAKDFLTDLVMSEVDRCADHDVLIFRENTLATKAIEEYLKLVGQKYLHDALGEFIKALYESDENCEVDSSRCSGSDLAEHQSNLKMCCELAFCKIINSYCVFPRELKEVFASWKQQCVARGHQHDISKRLISASLFLRFLCPAIMSPSLFNLMQEYPDDRTSRTLTLIAKVIQNLANFTKFGNKEEYMAFMNDFLEHEWAGMMRFLSEISNSETLSNTPGFEGYIDLGRELSVLHALLWEVVSQLDKGENSFLQATIAKLGPLPRILGDISRCLAAPTPIQQQLRRFQDHSSAHNISGSLSSGLQRIFEDPADSRSEVRSLQSPGSELMEGYVRPQCPLLAQQHPSNRTSFSDHEERDSLLPNGRSISLVDLQEAQSLHGPAGPLPHHEAPPRLSRVGSQASIGHGPPPVTYPHSNPLTPQPTPHQAKAPPRDSQPQSAPQVRRPLHPSLSQQRSLQPLSFQNPVYHLSNPAHSLSTRSAHSLRQDSSSENLSTESSHNSHSNSDDFGSQVGAKGRVASNSSLDELGSRRSTQSEECSTPRRHPLPDLPPVTATAVAIPRQSTTAGTAHIVKVEQQSRGGGGARTPRSLPHSASLRSSSSANTEPTPTAAHVSRQQSPCSVENAAPPQRSAAKQSPQVVSPVEAVAMSPVERTAAWVLNNGQYEEKEEEAGERSREEGRNTEKYELEISRLKERLRVSGRRLEEYERRLLAQEQQMQKLLLEYKNRLEDSEERLRRQQEEKDGQMKSIICRLMAVEEELKRDHAEMQAVIEAKQKIIDAQEKRIGSLDVANSRLMAALTQVKERYSAVNLRNGLSPTNPTKLSITENGEFKNSSC; from the exons ATGAG GTGGTTGGCGACACTCAAGAGAGCCCCACAAACTCATCGAAGGGGCGGAGCCTCCGCAGGACCGTCAGCGTCCCCTCAGAGGGACAGTTCCCAGAGTTCCAGGCAGAGGGCGCCGCTGTGCTGG ATGATGGGGAACAGCTGCGATAGAG AAGTGTCTTCGGAGCGATCTCCACGGAGGAGGAGCATTTCAGGCCTGGGGGGTTCAGAGAAGAGCATCGCCGTCGACAATCCCAACTCATCTCCCTTCAAAGTGCCG GGGTTTTTCAGTAAACGTCTCAAAGGCTCCATCAAGAGGACGAAGAGCCAGACCAAGCTGGACCGAGCCACCAGCTTCAGACTGCCCTCGCTCCGCCCCCCTGATGCCGACAG ATCTCGTGGGCTTCCTAAGCTGAAGGAGTCGAGCTCCCATGAGTCTTTGCTGAGTCCGGGCAGCGCAGTGGAGGCTCTGGACCTGAGCATGGAGGAAGACGTGTTCATCAAGCCTCTGCACAGCAGCATCCTGGGACAGGAGTTCTGCTTTGAG GTGACGTACTCGGGCGGCAGCAAGTGTTTCAGCTGCACCTCTGCCTCAGAGAGAGACAAGTGGATGGagaacctgaggaggaccatTCAGCCCAACAAG GACAACTGCCGGCGAGCGGAGAACCTGCTGCGACTGTGGATCATCGAAGCCAAAGACCTGCCGCCCAAGAAGAAGTATTTCTGTGAGCTGTGTCTGGACGACGTCCTGTACGCCAGAACCACCAGCAAGACCCGCCACGACAGCCTGTTCTGGGGCGAGTACTTCGACTTCTCCAGCCTGCCCCCCGTGCACAGCATCACCGTGCACATCTACCGCGACatggacaagaagaagaagaaggacaagaACAACTACGTGGGCCTGGTCAACATCCCGGTGTCGGGAGTGACGGGCCGGCAGTTTGTGGAGAAGTGGTACCCGGTCAGCACGCCCACCACCAGCAAGGCCAAAGGAGGCGGGCCCTCTATCCGCATCAAGTCCCGCTTCCAGACCATCTCCATCCTGCCCATGGAGCAGTACAAGGAGTTTGCGGAGTTCGTCACCAACAACTACACCATGCTGTGCTCGGTGCTGGAGCCCGTCATCAGCGTcaagaacaaggaggagatgGCCTGCGCCCTGGTCCACATCCTGCAGAGCACCGGCAGGGccaag gacttcctgacagacctgGTGATGTCAGAGGTGGATCGATGCGCCGACCACGATGTGCTGATCTTCAGGGAGAACACGCTGGCCACCAAGGCCATCGAGGAGTATCTGAAGCTGGTGGGACAGAAGTACCTGCACGACGCACTCG GGGAGTTCATCAAGGCTCTGTATGAGTCTGATGAGAACTGTGAGGTGGACTCCAGCCGATGCTCCGGCAGCGACCTGGCTGAACACCAGAGTAACCTGAAGATGTGCTGCGAGCTGGCTTTCTGCAAGATCATCAACTCCTACTG tgtgtttccGCGGGAGCTGAAGGAGGTGTTTGCGTcctggaagcagcagtgtgtcgcTCGCGGCCACCAGCACGACATCAGCAAGCGCCTGATCAGCGCCTCGCTCTTCCTGCGCTTCCTGTGCCCCGCCATCATGTCGCCGTCGCTCTTCAACCTGATGCAGGAATACCCCGACGACCGGACGTCCCGGACGCTCACGCTTATCGCCAAGGTCATCCAGAACCTCGCCAACTTCACCAA gtTTGGAAACAAAGAGGAGTACATGGCCTTCATGAACGACTTCCTGGAGCACGAGTGGGCAGGGATGATGCGTTTCCTGTCAGAGATCTCCAACTCAGAGACGCTGTCCAACACGCCGGGCTTCGAGGGATACATCGACCTCGGCCGCGAACTGTCTGTGCTGCATGCTCTGCTGTGGGAGGTGGTCTCACAGCTCGACAAG GGTGAAAATTCCTTCCTGCAGGCCACCATAGCGAAGCTGGGTCCGCTGCCGAGGATTCTGGGAGACATCTCTCGCTGTCTAGCCGCTCCAACAcccatccagcagcagctgcggCGTTTCCAGGACCATAGCTCCGCCCATAACATCAGTGGCAGCCTGTCGTCAGGGTTACAGCGAATCTTTGAAGACCCTGCTGACAG tcgCAGCGAGGTTCGCAGTCTTCAGTCTCCAGGCAGTGAGCTGATGGAGGGTTACGTCCGGCCtcagtgccccctgctggctcaGCAGCATCCCTCCAACCGCACCAGCTTCTCCGACCATGAGGAGCGGGACAGCCTGCTGCCCAACGGGCGCAGCATCTCTCTGGTCGACCTGCAGGAGGCGCAGAGCCTGCACGGCCCCGCAGGGCCCTTGCCGCATCACGAGGCCCCGCCCCGCCTCAGCAGGGTGGGCTCACAGGCCTCCATTGGACACGGCCCGCCCCCCGTCACCTACCCACACTCCAACCCTCTGACGCCCCAGCCGACACCGCACCAGGCCAAAGCCCCGCCCCGAGACAGCCAGCCGCAAAGCGCTCCGCAGGTGAGGCGGCCGCTCCACCCGTCCCTCAGCCAGCAGCGCAGCCTGCAGCCGCTGTCCTTCCAGAACCCCGTCTACCACCTGAGCAACCCCGCCCACAGCCTGTCCACGCGCTCCGCCCACTCGCTGCGGCAGGACTCCAGCTCAGAGAACCTGAGCACCGAGAGCTCCCACAACAGCCACAGCAACTCCGACGACTTTGGCAGCCAGGTGGGGGCCAAAGGCCGCGTGGCGTCCAACAGCAGCCTGGATGAATTGGGCAGCCGGCGGAGCACGCAGAGTGAGGAGTGTTCGACACCGCGCCGCCACCCGCTGCCTGACCTGCCGCCCGTCACTGCCACGGCTGTCGCCATCCCCCGTCAGAGCACCACAGCGGGCACCGCCCATATCGTGaaggtggagcagcagagcaggggAGGGGGTGGGGCCAGAACACCACGCTCCCTTCCACACAGCGCCTCGctgcgcagcagcagcagcgccaaCACTGAGCCGACGCCCACCGCTGCCCACGTCAGCCGCCAGCAGTCCCCCTGCTCAGTGGAGAATGCAGCTCCACCCCAAAGGAGTGCCGCCAAGCAGTCGCCTCAg GTGGTGTCCCCAGTGGAGGCGGTGGCGATGTCTCCGGTGGAGAGGACGGCGGCCTGGGTCCTCAACAACGGCCAGTacgaggagaaagaggaggaggccgGGGAGCGGAGCCGCGAGGAGGGCAGGAACACCGAGAAG TACGAGCTGGAGATCTCCCGGCTGAAGGAGCGTCTGCGGGTGTCCGGGCGCCGTCTGGAGGAGTACGAGCGGCGGCTGCTGGCTCAGGAGCAGCAGATGCAGAAGCTGCTGCTTGAGTACAAAAACCGCCTGGAGGACAGCGAGGAGCGACTGAGgcggcagcaggaggagaaggacggCCAGATGAAGAGCATCATCTGCAG actgatggcggtggaggaggagctgaagcgGGACCACGCAGAGATGCAGGCGGTGATTGAGGCCAAGCAGAAGATCATCGATGCTCAg GAGAAGCGGATCGGGTCCCTGGACGTGGCGAACTCGCGGCTGATGGCGGCGCTGACGCAGGTGAAGGAGCGCTACAGCGCGGTGAACCTCCGCAACGGCCTGTCGCCCACCAACCCCACCAAGCTGTCCATCACTGAGAACGGAGAGTTCAagaacagcagctgctga
- the rasal2 gene encoding ras GTPase-activating protein nGAP isoform X5, whose amino-acid sequence MDFLEVSSERSPRRRSISGLGGSEKSIAVDNPNSSPFKVPGFFSKRLKGSIKRTKSQTKLDRATSFRLPSLRPPDADRSRGLPKLKESSSHESLLSPGSAVEALDLSMEEDVFIKPLHSSILGQEFCFEVTYSGGSKCFSCTSASERDKWMENLRRTIQPNKDNCRRAENLLRLWIIEAKDLPPKKKYFCELCLDDVLYARTTSKTRHDSLFWGEYFDFSSLPPVHSITVHIYRDMDKKKKKDKNNYVGLVNIPVSGVTGRQFVEKWYPVSTPTTSKAKGGGPSIRIKSRFQTISILPMEQYKEFAEFVTNNYTMLCSVLEPVISVKNKEEMACALVHILQSTGRAKDFLTDLVMSEVDRCADHDVLIFRENTLATKAIEEYLKLVGQKYLHDALGEFIKALYESDENCEVDSSRCSGSDLAEHQSNLKMCCELAFCKIINSYCVFPRELKEVFASWKQQCVARGHQHDISKRLISASLFLRFLCPAIMSPSLFNLMQEYPDDRTSRTLTLIAKVIQNLANFTKFGNKEEYMAFMNDFLEHEWAGMMRFLSEISNSETLSNTPGFEGYIDLGRELSVLHALLWEVVSQLDKGENSFLQATIAKLGPLPRILGDISRCLAAPTPIQQQLRRFQDHSSAHNISGSLSSGLQRIFEDPADSRSEVRSLQSPGSELMEGYVRPQCPLLAQQHPSNRTSFSDHEERDSLLPNGRSISLVDLQEAQSLHGPAGPLPHHEAPPRLSRVGSQASIGHGPPPVTYPHSNPLTPQPTPHQAKAPPRDSQPQSAPQVRRPLHPSLSQQRSLQPLSFQNPVYHLSNPAHSLSTRSAHSLRQDSSSENLSTESSHNSHSNSDDFGSQVGAKGRVASNSSLDELGSRRSTQSEECSTPRRHPLPDLPPVTATAVAIPRQSTTAGTAHIVKVEQQSRGGGGARTPRSLPHSASLRSSSSANTEPTPTAAHVSRQQSPCSVENAAPPQRSAAKQSPQVVSPVEAVAMSPVERTAAWVLNNGQYEEKEEEAGERSREEGRNTEKYELEISRLKERLRVSGRRLEEYERRLLAQEQQMQKLLLEYKNRLEDSEERLRRQQEEKDGQMKSIICRLMAVEEELKRDHAEMQAVIEAKQKIIDAQEKRIGSLDVANSRLMAALTQVKERYSAVNLRNGLSPTNPTKLSITENGEFKNSSC is encoded by the exons ATGGACTTTCTGG AAGTGTCTTCGGAGCGATCTCCACGGAGGAGGAGCATTTCAGGCCTGGGGGGTTCAGAGAAGAGCATCGCCGTCGACAATCCCAACTCATCTCCCTTCAAAGTGCCG GGGTTTTTCAGTAAACGTCTCAAAGGCTCCATCAAGAGGACGAAGAGCCAGACCAAGCTGGACCGAGCCACCAGCTTCAGACTGCCCTCGCTCCGCCCCCCTGATGCCGACAG ATCTCGTGGGCTTCCTAAGCTGAAGGAGTCGAGCTCCCATGAGTCTTTGCTGAGTCCGGGCAGCGCAGTGGAGGCTCTGGACCTGAGCATGGAGGAAGACGTGTTCATCAAGCCTCTGCACAGCAGCATCCTGGGACAGGAGTTCTGCTTTGAG GTGACGTACTCGGGCGGCAGCAAGTGTTTCAGCTGCACCTCTGCCTCAGAGAGAGACAAGTGGATGGagaacctgaggaggaccatTCAGCCCAACAAG GACAACTGCCGGCGAGCGGAGAACCTGCTGCGACTGTGGATCATCGAAGCCAAAGACCTGCCGCCCAAGAAGAAGTATTTCTGTGAGCTGTGTCTGGACGACGTCCTGTACGCCAGAACCACCAGCAAGACCCGCCACGACAGCCTGTTCTGGGGCGAGTACTTCGACTTCTCCAGCCTGCCCCCCGTGCACAGCATCACCGTGCACATCTACCGCGACatggacaagaagaagaagaaggacaagaACAACTACGTGGGCCTGGTCAACATCCCGGTGTCGGGAGTGACGGGCCGGCAGTTTGTGGAGAAGTGGTACCCGGTCAGCACGCCCACCACCAGCAAGGCCAAAGGAGGCGGGCCCTCTATCCGCATCAAGTCCCGCTTCCAGACCATCTCCATCCTGCCCATGGAGCAGTACAAGGAGTTTGCGGAGTTCGTCACCAACAACTACACCATGCTGTGCTCGGTGCTGGAGCCCGTCATCAGCGTcaagaacaaggaggagatgGCCTGCGCCCTGGTCCACATCCTGCAGAGCACCGGCAGGGccaag gacttcctgacagacctgGTGATGTCAGAGGTGGATCGATGCGCCGACCACGATGTGCTGATCTTCAGGGAGAACACGCTGGCCACCAAGGCCATCGAGGAGTATCTGAAGCTGGTGGGACAGAAGTACCTGCACGACGCACTCG GGGAGTTCATCAAGGCTCTGTATGAGTCTGATGAGAACTGTGAGGTGGACTCCAGCCGATGCTCCGGCAGCGACCTGGCTGAACACCAGAGTAACCTGAAGATGTGCTGCGAGCTGGCTTTCTGCAAGATCATCAACTCCTACTG tgtgtttccGCGGGAGCTGAAGGAGGTGTTTGCGTcctggaagcagcagtgtgtcgcTCGCGGCCACCAGCACGACATCAGCAAGCGCCTGATCAGCGCCTCGCTCTTCCTGCGCTTCCTGTGCCCCGCCATCATGTCGCCGTCGCTCTTCAACCTGATGCAGGAATACCCCGACGACCGGACGTCCCGGACGCTCACGCTTATCGCCAAGGTCATCCAGAACCTCGCCAACTTCACCAA gtTTGGAAACAAAGAGGAGTACATGGCCTTCATGAACGACTTCCTGGAGCACGAGTGGGCAGGGATGATGCGTTTCCTGTCAGAGATCTCCAACTCAGAGACGCTGTCCAACACGCCGGGCTTCGAGGGATACATCGACCTCGGCCGCGAACTGTCTGTGCTGCATGCTCTGCTGTGGGAGGTGGTCTCACAGCTCGACAAG GGTGAAAATTCCTTCCTGCAGGCCACCATAGCGAAGCTGGGTCCGCTGCCGAGGATTCTGGGAGACATCTCTCGCTGTCTAGCCGCTCCAACAcccatccagcagcagctgcggCGTTTCCAGGACCATAGCTCCGCCCATAACATCAGTGGCAGCCTGTCGTCAGGGTTACAGCGAATCTTTGAAGACCCTGCTGACAG tcgCAGCGAGGTTCGCAGTCTTCAGTCTCCAGGCAGTGAGCTGATGGAGGGTTACGTCCGGCCtcagtgccccctgctggctcaGCAGCATCCCTCCAACCGCACCAGCTTCTCCGACCATGAGGAGCGGGACAGCCTGCTGCCCAACGGGCGCAGCATCTCTCTGGTCGACCTGCAGGAGGCGCAGAGCCTGCACGGCCCCGCAGGGCCCTTGCCGCATCACGAGGCCCCGCCCCGCCTCAGCAGGGTGGGCTCACAGGCCTCCATTGGACACGGCCCGCCCCCCGTCACCTACCCACACTCCAACCCTCTGACGCCCCAGCCGACACCGCACCAGGCCAAAGCCCCGCCCCGAGACAGCCAGCCGCAAAGCGCTCCGCAGGTGAGGCGGCCGCTCCACCCGTCCCTCAGCCAGCAGCGCAGCCTGCAGCCGCTGTCCTTCCAGAACCCCGTCTACCACCTGAGCAACCCCGCCCACAGCCTGTCCACGCGCTCCGCCCACTCGCTGCGGCAGGACTCCAGCTCAGAGAACCTGAGCACCGAGAGCTCCCACAACAGCCACAGCAACTCCGACGACTTTGGCAGCCAGGTGGGGGCCAAAGGCCGCGTGGCGTCCAACAGCAGCCTGGATGAATTGGGCAGCCGGCGGAGCACGCAGAGTGAGGAGTGTTCGACACCGCGCCGCCACCCGCTGCCTGACCTGCCGCCCGTCACTGCCACGGCTGTCGCCATCCCCCGTCAGAGCACCACAGCGGGCACCGCCCATATCGTGaaggtggagcagcagagcaggggAGGGGGTGGGGCCAGAACACCACGCTCCCTTCCACACAGCGCCTCGctgcgcagcagcagcagcgccaaCACTGAGCCGACGCCCACCGCTGCCCACGTCAGCCGCCAGCAGTCCCCCTGCTCAGTGGAGAATGCAGCTCCACCCCAAAGGAGTGCCGCCAAGCAGTCGCCTCAg GTGGTGTCCCCAGTGGAGGCGGTGGCGATGTCTCCGGTGGAGAGGACGGCGGCCTGGGTCCTCAACAACGGCCAGTacgaggagaaagaggaggaggccgGGGAGCGGAGCCGCGAGGAGGGCAGGAACACCGAGAAG TACGAGCTGGAGATCTCCCGGCTGAAGGAGCGTCTGCGGGTGTCCGGGCGCCGTCTGGAGGAGTACGAGCGGCGGCTGCTGGCTCAGGAGCAGCAGATGCAGAAGCTGCTGCTTGAGTACAAAAACCGCCTGGAGGACAGCGAGGAGCGACTGAGgcggcagcaggaggagaaggacggCCAGATGAAGAGCATCATCTGCAG actgatggcggtggaggaggagctgaagcgGGACCACGCAGAGATGCAGGCGGTGATTGAGGCCAAGCAGAAGATCATCGATGCTCAg GAGAAGCGGATCGGGTCCCTGGACGTGGCGAACTCGCGGCTGATGGCGGCGCTGACGCAGGTGAAGGAGCGCTACAGCGCGGTGAACCTCCGCAACGGCCTGTCGCCCACCAACCCCACCAAGCTGTCCATCACTGAGAACGGAGAGTTCAagaacagcagctgctga